From Nomascus leucogenys isolate Asia chromosome 15, Asia_NLE_v1, whole genome shotgun sequence, a single genomic window includes:
- the LIN7C gene encoding protein lin-7 homolog C isoform X1, translated as MAALGEPVRLERDICRAIELLEKLQRSGEVPPQKLQALQRVLQSEFCNAVREVYEHVYETVDISSSPEVRANATAKATVAAFAASEGHSHPRVVELPKTEEGLGFNIMGGKEQNSPIYISRIIPGGIADRHGGLKRGDQLLSVNGVSVEGEHHEKAVELLKAAQGKVKLVVRYTPKVLEEMESRFEKMRSAKRRQQT; from the exons ATATTTGTAGAGCAATTGAATTATTGGAAAAACTACAAAGGAGTGGAGAAGTACCACCACAGAAACTTCAGGCTTTGCAAAGAGTCCTTCAAAGTGAGTTCTGCAATGCTGTGAGAGAA GTATATGAGCATGTCTATGAGACTGTGGACATCAGTAGCAGTCCTGAAGTGAGAGCGAACGCTACTGCAAag GCTACTGTTGCTGCATTTGCTGCCAGTGAGGGACATTCTCATCCTCGAGTTGTTGAGCTACCAAAAACAGAAGAGGGCCTTGGATTCAATATTATGGGAGGCAAAGAACAAAACTCTCCAATCTATATATCTCGAATAATTCCAGGTGGAATTGCTGATAGACATGGGGGCCTCAAACGTGGAGATCAACTCCTCTCTGTTAATGGAGTG agtgTTGAAGGAGAACATCATGAAAAAGCTGTAGAACTGCTGAAAGCCGCACAAGGAAAGGTTAAATTAGTGGTGCGATACACACCCAAAGTCTTAGAAGAAATGGAGTCGCGCTTTGAAAAAATGAGATCAGCAAAACGCAG